A DNA window from uncultured Methanoregula sp. contains the following coding sequences:
- a CDS encoding ORC1-type DNA replication protein yields the protein MKKNLLMWDETLFRDPEVLEIDYLPEQFEYRDSQMRELAFQIKPGLRGGRPLNTVCKGLPGTGKTTSIKKVFHEIEETTKKLVPVYINCQIDNTKFAIVSQIYRKLVGHLPPSSGTSFKQVFDAVARILIKDEIVLLVALDDANYLLYENEINKVLYTLLRSHETYEGTRIGVIVIISDMDVDLSRAVDARVASVFRPTEIYFPPYADDEVREIMKARVMQGLFTGVLPETLLDLVVEQTLKSGDLRVGIDLLKRATLSAERDARRSIERADICGAYEISKYLHLNYTVKTLKDEEKQILRFLAERSAKDNEMNAGDVYKDIKESITIGYTRFYEIVKKMDAMRLVNLQYREGKGRTRIITLRYDPAKVLEYLS from the coding sequence ATGAAGAAGAACCTGCTGATGTGGGACGAGACCCTCTTCCGCGACCCCGAGGTCCTCGAGATCGATTACCTGCCCGAGCAGTTCGAGTACCGCGACAGCCAGATGCGGGAGCTGGCATTCCAGATAAAGCCCGGGCTTCGCGGGGGCCGGCCGCTCAATACCGTCTGCAAGGGACTGCCCGGTACGGGCAAGACCACGAGCATCAAGAAAGTTTTCCATGAAATCGAGGAGACGACAAAGAAACTCGTGCCGGTCTATATCAACTGCCAGATCGACAATACCAAGTTTGCAATAGTCTCCCAGATCTACCGGAAACTCGTCGGGCATCTCCCGCCATCATCCGGCACTTCTTTCAAGCAGGTCTTCGATGCGGTTGCCCGGATCCTCATCAAAGACGAGATCGTCCTTCTCGTTGCTCTCGATGATGCCAACTATCTTCTCTACGAGAACGAGATCAACAAGGTCCTCTACACCCTGCTCCGCTCGCATGAGACCTACGAGGGAACGCGGATCGGGGTCATCGTCATCATCAGCGACATGGATGTCGACCTCTCCCGGGCTGTGGATGCCCGGGTTGCATCGGTCTTCCGGCCCACCGAGATCTACTTCCCCCCCTATGCGGATGATGAAGTCCGGGAGATCATGAAAGCCCGCGTTATGCAGGGCCTCTTTACCGGAGTACTTCCGGAAACGCTCCTAGATCTTGTTGTGGAACAGACTTTAAAGAGCGGGGACCTGCGGGTCGGTATTGATCTCCTCAAGCGGGCAACGCTCTCGGCAGAGCGGGATGCCCGGCGCAGTATCGAGCGGGCGGACATCTGCGGGGCGTACGAGATATCGAAATACCTGCACCTGAACTATACGGTCAAGACCCTCAAGGATGAAGAGAAGCAGATCCTCCGGTTCCTGGCAGAACGCAGCGCAAAGGATAACGAGATGAATGCCGGGGATGTGTACAAGGATATCAAGGAGTCGATAACCATAGGGTACACCCGGTTCTACGAGATCGTCAAGAAAATGGATGCCATGCGCCTTGTGAATCTTCAGTACCGGGAAGGCAAAGGGCGGACACGGATCATCACGCTCCGTTATGATCCGGCAAAAGTGCTCGAATACCTTTCCTGA
- a CDS encoding FeoA family protein, whose amino-acid sequence MNQNQINESPKTIRNPGTTDRFVTSGIPVITPEKTILPLTDVHPGQGGQIAFIRGNGAIARRLADLGLTPGTAVSLLRKIPMNGPVEIEVRRTKLALEPPVAGTIFIEFSYVGEP is encoded by the coding sequence ATGAATCAGAATCAAATCAATGAATCTCCCAAAACAATCCGCAATCCCGGAACGACGGACCGTTTTGTAACATCCGGCATTCCCGTGATAACCCCGGAAAAAACAATTCTTCCACTCACGGATGTCCACCCGGGACAGGGGGGCCAGATTGCCTTCATCCGCGGGAACGGCGCAATTGCCCGGCGTCTCGCCGATCTTGGACTTACGCCAGGGACAGCGGTGTCCCTGCTGCGAAAAATCCCGATGAACGGACCTGTGGAGATCGAAGTGAGAAGAACGAAACTGGCACTCGAACCTCCGGTTGCCGGAACCATCTTTATCGAATTTTCTTATGTGGGGGAACCATGA
- the feoB gene encoding ferrous iron transport protein B produces MSGCGDCKGCSAGKESGIKNADYTVALAGNANVGKSVIFNQLTGVDQIIGNWPGKTVERAEGLLLRRGKRIRVIDLPGIYSFSTYSMEELVSRDFIALEHPDAVINVIDASALERNLFFTIQLMELAPPLMIAVNQTDLAEKKGITIDTGKLSALLGVPVVPTVAIRGKGIPALTDVITGLVQDHPVPPALCYGKEIEERIKKTIALLDPVSTPYPVRWTAIKLLERDPAIVELVTRQDPGIAEKAGLLAGEIESIHGEPVCVIMSAERYQVADRIAADVVTIRQHGEGPAKKSLTDRLDAVALHPIFGYLAIIAVIGGLLVWTFLIGAQVSGFLSEFLSQFEQYEPVITGPVLGILWNGAFTGFVAGVTLVIPYVLPFYILLAVIEDSGYLTRISVMLDRGMHKLGLHGKAIIPLILGYGCNVPAIYSCRIMETPKQKTLAAFLVTLVPCTARTVVILGLVAAFVNIWWALALYAFDILLIIVVGRIAFKAVPGESVGLIMEMPDYHVPSLSVILKQTWTRTKSLVWIVFPAYIIGSALIQAFYAAGLLAPVNALLEPVTVLWLGLPAVIGITLLFGIVRKELTILTLAVIFGTTNFAVILSPVQLIVLALVSMLYIPCISVILVLASEFGWKKALTISAAEIFMAIAIGGIVFRLLSLGMGA; encoded by the coding sequence ATGAGCGGTTGCGGGGACTGCAAAGGATGCTCAGCCGGTAAGGAGTCCGGGATTAAGAATGCTGACTATACGGTTGCCCTTGCCGGCAATGCCAATGTCGGCAAGAGCGTCATCTTCAATCAGCTGACAGGTGTAGACCAGATCATCGGCAACTGGCCGGGAAAGACGGTAGAGCGGGCCGAAGGCCTCCTGCTGCGCAGAGGAAAGCGCATCCGGGTGATCGACCTGCCCGGCATCTACTCATTTTCGACCTACTCGATGGAGGAACTGGTCTCGCGGGATTTTATCGCACTTGAACACCCTGACGCGGTCATAAACGTCATCGATGCCTCGGCGCTGGAACGCAATCTCTTCTTCACGATCCAGCTGATGGAACTCGCCCCACCGCTCATGATTGCGGTCAACCAGACCGATCTTGCCGAGAAGAAAGGCATCACTATCGATACAGGGAAACTCTCCGCACTGCTCGGAGTGCCGGTAGTCCCGACGGTTGCAATACGGGGAAAGGGAATTCCTGCCCTTACTGACGTAATTACGGGGCTTGTGCAGGATCATCCCGTTCCTCCGGCTCTCTGCTATGGAAAAGAGATCGAAGAGCGGATCAAAAAAACCATTGCCCTGCTGGATCCGGTATCGACGCCATATCCCGTGCGCTGGACGGCGATCAAACTGCTCGAACGCGATCCGGCAATCGTTGAACTCGTAACAAGGCAGGATCCGGGCATTGCAGAGAAGGCGGGCCTGCTCGCCGGTGAGATCGAATCAATCCACGGAGAACCGGTCTGCGTGATCATGAGCGCAGAACGGTACCAGGTCGCCGACAGGATTGCAGCTGATGTAGTGACCATCAGGCAACATGGCGAAGGCCCCGCAAAAAAGAGCCTGACCGACCGGCTCGATGCAGTAGCCCTTCACCCGATCTTCGGGTATCTCGCGATCATCGCGGTGATCGGAGGTCTCCTCGTCTGGACATTTTTGATCGGGGCGCAGGTCTCGGGCTTCCTTTCGGAATTCCTGTCGCAGTTCGAGCAGTACGAACCGGTGATCACGGGCCCGGTTTTAGGCATTCTCTGGAACGGGGCATTCACCGGGTTCGTTGCCGGTGTGACGCTGGTCATTCCCTATGTCCTGCCGTTCTACATCCTGCTGGCCGTCATCGAGGACTCAGGGTACCTCACCCGTATCTCAGTGATGCTCGACCGTGGCATGCACAAACTGGGGCTGCACGGGAAAGCGATCATCCCCCTGATCCTCGGCTACGGGTGTAATGTCCCTGCCATCTATTCATGCCGGATCATGGAGACCCCGAAACAGAAGACCCTCGCTGCATTCCTTGTGACGCTCGTGCCCTGCACGGCAAGGACCGTTGTCATCCTCGGGCTGGTTGCCGCGTTCGTCAACATCTGGTGGGCGCTCGCCCTCTACGCATTCGACATTCTCCTTATCATTGTCGTGGGACGGATTGCATTCAAGGCAGTGCCGGGCGAATCGGTCGGGCTGATCATGGAGATGCCGGATTACCACGTGCCCTCGCTTTCAGTTATCCTGAAGCAGACCTGGACCCGGACAAAGTCGCTCGTCTGGATCGTCTTCCCGGCATATATTATAGGGAGTGCATTGATCCAGGCATTCTATGCAGCTGGACTCCTGGCCCCGGTAAATGCCCTCCTTGAGCCCGTGACCGTCCTCTGGCTCGGCCTTCCTGCAGTCATCGGGATAACGCTGCTATTCGGGATTGTAAGAAAAGAACTGACGATCCTTACCCTGGCAGTGATCTTCGGCACAACCAACTTTGCAGTTATCCTCTCCCCGGTACAGTTGATCGTACTTGCCCTGGTCTCGATGCTTTACATTCCCTGCATCTCGGTAATACTGGTGCTGGCATCGGAATTCGGCTGGAAGAAAGCGCTCACGATCTCTGCGGCCGAGATCTTTATGGCAATTGCCATCGGCGGGATCGTGTTCCGGTTATTGAGCCTGGGGATGGGAGCGTAA
- a CDS encoding cofactor-independent phosphoglycerate mutase: MKYIVVLGDGMADEPLEDLGGKTPLESARTPNMDRMAAEGTCGMLRTIPDGFEAGSDIANMAVLGYAPEKYYTGRGPLEALSMGVDLAPDDVAYRCNLVTIADNTMVDFSAGHISSAEGAELFASLQPELPGVVVRAGVSYRNLLVVPGGNGSASTPPHDIVGQGISPFLPKGGDADLLRQCMEKSRNVFDNHPVNVARIKSGKRPATRIWPWSGGHKPAFPSFEKKYGKKGGIISAVDLLNGIGRCAGMEVITVPGATGYLDTDYDAKARYALDAIQHLDFVYVHIEAPDEAGHLGNIEEKVKAIERVDDVVGMILNEFEGVVAVLPDHPTPIRIKTHSRDPVPFAVWGKGSDGKTRVYSEKDARLGSAGTKNATGFLDYLFS; this comes from the coding sequence ATGAAATATATCGTTGTCCTTGGCGATGGCATGGCGGACGAGCCGCTTGAAGACCTGGGTGGAAAAACTCCTCTCGAATCGGCACGGACGCCGAACATGGACCGGATGGCCGCAGAAGGAACCTGTGGCATGCTCAGGACCATCCCTGACGGTTTCGAGGCCGGCAGCGATATCGCCAATATGGCTGTCCTCGGGTATGCCCCGGAGAAGTACTATACCGGCCGCGGCCCGCTCGAAGCCCTGAGCATGGGTGTGGATCTCGCCCCGGATGATGTAGCCTACCGGTGCAATCTTGTCACCATTGCCGACAATACCATGGTGGACTTCTCGGCAGGCCACATCTCCAGTGCCGAAGGAGCGGAACTCTTCGCATCGCTCCAGCCGGAACTTCCTGGCGTTGTGGTCAGGGCAGGGGTCAGTTACCGCAACCTGCTTGTTGTTCCCGGTGGAAACGGTTCGGCATCGACCCCGCCGCACGATATTGTCGGCCAGGGGATCTCCCCGTTCCTTCCCAAGGGCGGCGATGCGGATCTCCTTCGCCAGTGCATGGAGAAGAGCCGGAATGTCTTTGATAACCACCCGGTCAACGTGGCCCGCATCAAAAGCGGCAAGCGCCCGGCAACCCGGATCTGGCCCTGGAGCGGGGGGCACAAACCTGCGTTCCCGTCCTTTGAGAAGAAGTACGGAAAGAAGGGCGGGATTATTTCGGCCGTGGATCTCCTCAACGGGATCGGCCGCTGTGCCGGCATGGAAGTGATAACGGTCCCTGGTGCAACCGGCTACCTTGACACGGATTACGATGCAAAAGCCCGGTATGCCCTTGATGCAATCCAGCACCTGGATTTTGTTTACGTCCATATTGAGGCCCCGGATGAAGCCGGGCACCTGGGAAATATCGAGGAAAAAGTAAAAGCCATCGAGCGGGTGGACGATGTTGTCGGGATGATCCTCAACGAGTTCGAAGGGGTAGTGGCAGTTCTCCCCGATCATCCAACGCCCATCAGGATCAAGACCCATTCCCGCGACCCGGTTCCCTTTGCGGTCTGGGGAAAAGGATCGGATGGAAAGACCCGGGTCTATTCCGAGAAGGATGCCCGGCTGGGCAGTGCGGGCACGAAAAACGCAACAGGGTTCCTGGATTACCTCTTCTCATGA
- a CDS encoding NAD-dependent epimerase/dehydratase family protein has translation MFDVVTGGAGFIGSHLVDSLVARGRDVLVIDSLCAGTKEKIAGHLASGKVRLLCADLLSDGWQESLKGAGCVYHLAADPDVRQSAMTPDPTFRNNIVATYRVLEAMRIHGVKEMVFTSTSTVYGNATVIPTPENYSPLEPVSVYGASKLACEALISSYCHSFNMMSWQFRFANIIGARSGHGVITDFVRKLRANYRELEILGNGKQTKSYLEVHECVGAMHFAMAHSKNPVNIFNIGSEDWIDVRSIADVLVEEMRLSGVKYHFTGGEVGWVGDVPKMQLAVDRIKSLGWKPRLGSRESVRIAVKAALAGE, from the coding sequence ATGTTTGATGTCGTGACGGGCGGGGCCGGTTTTATCGGGTCCCACCTTGTGGATTCCCTGGTGGCGCGGGGCCGCGATGTACTGGTCATCGATTCTCTCTGCGCAGGAACGAAAGAAAAAATTGCAGGGCACCTCGCATCCGGAAAAGTCCGGTTGCTCTGTGCCGACCTCCTTTCAGATGGATGGCAGGAATCCCTTAAAGGAGCCGGCTGCGTTTACCACCTCGCAGCGGATCCGGATGTCCGCCAGAGTGCCATGACCCCCGACCCCACGTTTCGAAACAATATCGTTGCAACGTACCGGGTGCTCGAGGCAATGCGGATCCACGGTGTGAAGGAGATGGTTTTTACATCCACCTCAACGGTTTATGGGAATGCGACCGTCATCCCGACCCCCGAGAATTACAGCCCGCTCGAACCCGTATCCGTGTACGGTGCAAGCAAGCTGGCCTGCGAGGCCCTCATCTCTTCGTACTGTCACTCATTCAATATGATGTCATGGCAGTTCCGGTTCGCCAATATCATCGGTGCCCGGAGCGGCCATGGGGTCATCACCGATTTTGTCCGGAAACTGCGGGCGAATTACCGTGAACTGGAGATCCTTGGCAACGGCAAGCAGACCAAGTCGTATCTCGAAGTGCACGAGTGCGTCGGGGCTATGCATTTTGCGATGGCGCACTCGAAAAACCCGGTGAACATCTTCAATATTGGCTCTGAGGACTGGATCGATGTGCGGAGCATTGCGGATGTCCTTGTTGAAGAGATGCGTCTTTCCGGTGTGAAATATCATTTCACCGGGGGTGAGGTGGGCTGGGTCGGGGATGTCCCGAAAATGCAGCTTGCGGTTGACCGGATCAAGAGCCTTGGCTGGAAACCCCGGCTGGGATCCCGCGAGAGCGTGAGAATTGCGGTGAAAGCCGCACTGGCCGGAGAATAA
- a CDS encoding methanogenesis marker 12 protein, with protein MFIGIDHGTSAMRFAGGNGEFKISREAAKNFKVADLARICPIEEIEGIAVCYSMGDNFSKITGIGKLKNRGLVSREGAGKHIGGGTRVYDEVAASGIPAIVIPGLHRGSPTDPRFKVYSHQTSPEKIGIAYEVCEKLGEDAIISDVSSNTVSLLVTQGKLIGAFDACIFAPGTQHGALDVDAIRKIDNGECTANEAFQHAGVNYSLPEEERLPAVALFAAMECAALRLLNPRAPIALAGSLAPEIAGEVRSLLGCDVAVYDEWCASRGLSKIARDVFSGKDSILGLDTDL; from the coding sequence ATGTTCATCGGGATCGATCACGGCACATCCGCTATGAGGTTTGCCGGCGGGAACGGTGAGTTCAAGATCTCGCGCGAGGCGGCAAAGAACTTCAAAGTAGCCGATCTTGCCCGTATCTGTCCCATCGAAGAGATCGAAGGAATAGCGGTCTGCTATTCCATGGGAGACAACTTTTCTAAGATTACCGGGATCGGGAAACTGAAAAACCGGGGATTAGTCAGCCGGGAAGGAGCGGGAAAACATATCGGGGGCGGGACCCGGGTCTATGACGAGGTGGCGGCCAGCGGGATTCCTGCCATCGTGATCCCCGGCCTTCACCGGGGTTCTCCTACCGACCCGAGGTTCAAGGTTTATTCCCATCAGACAAGCCCCGAGAAGATCGGCATAGCGTACGAAGTCTGCGAAAAACTGGGCGAAGATGCCATCATTTCGGACGTCAGTTCCAACACGGTCTCGCTCCTGGTTACCCAGGGAAAACTTATCGGTGCGTTCGATGCCTGCATCTTTGCTCCTGGCACCCAGCATGGGGCCCTTGACGTGGACGCGATCCGGAAGATCGACAACGGGGAGTGCACGGCAAATGAAGCGTTCCAGCACGCGGGGGTAAACTATTCCCTGCCGGAAGAAGAGCGCCTTCCGGCAGTTGCTCTCTTTGCGGCAATGGAATGTGCTGCGCTGCGCCTTCTCAACCCCCGCGCTCCCATTGCACTTGCAGGAAGCCTGGCACCGGAAATTGCCGGGGAAGTCAGATCGCTTTTAGGCTGCGATGTGGCAGTTTACGATGAATGGTGTGCTTCGCGGGGTTTATCCAAAATAGCCCGGGACGTCTTTTCCGGGAAAGATTCTATCCTTGGTCTCGATACGGATCTCTAG
- a CDS encoding pyruvate ferredoxin oxidoreductase subunit gamma, which produces MRELRIHGRGGQGSVTAAELIAVAAFEGGVFAQAFPAFGVERRGAPVQAFVRFDNKKIRLRSQVYEPDYIIVQDSTLIKDVNVFMGVKPGGIVIVNTEKKPDYKVPEGVKLITIDATTIALKAIGLPITNTTLMGAFAAASGEIQFAALENALKHRFPGELATKNIAAAKTAFDAVRGAA; this is translated from the coding sequence TTGAGAGAACTTCGCATACATGGCAGGGGTGGCCAGGGGTCAGTCACTGCTGCCGAACTGATTGCAGTCGCTGCTTTTGAAGGCGGCGTCTTTGCCCAGGCATTCCCCGCGTTTGGCGTTGAGCGACGCGGGGCACCGGTTCAGGCTTTTGTCCGGTTCGACAACAAGAAGATCCGGCTCCGGAGCCAGGTGTACGAGCCGGATTACATCATTGTCCAGGACAGCACCTTAATCAAGGATGTCAATGTCTTCATGGGAGTCAAACCGGGGGGCATCGTCATTGTCAATACTGAAAAGAAGCCGGATTACAAGGTTCCGGAAGGCGTCAAGTTGATAACGATCGATGCAACCACCATCGCCCTCAAAGCGATCGGCCTCCCGATCACCAACACAACGCTCATGGGAGCATTTGCAGCCGCATCCGGTGAGATCCAGTTCGCGGCGCTCGAGAATGCGCTGAAGCACCGGTTCCCGGGTGAGCTGGCAACCAAGAATATCGCAGCCGCAAAGACCGCATTCGATGCCGTCAGGGGGGCAGCATAA
- a CDS encoding 4Fe-4S binding protein gives MSLAIGCRARPGKSRDNKTGSWRVFKPIFDHEKCSKCGMCRTLCPEGCVHEDAGGFFDPDYAYCKGCGICAAECPKDAITMKQEEK, from the coding sequence ATGTCACTCGCCATCGGATGCCGGGCACGGCCGGGAAAATCCCGGGACAACAAGACCGGTTCGTGGCGGGTCTTCAAACCTATCTTCGACCATGAGAAGTGCTCGAAGTGCGGGATGTGCAGGACTCTGTGTCCCGAGGGATGTGTCCACGAGGATGCCGGGGGATTCTTCGACCCCGACTATGCCTACTGCAAGGGCTGCGGGATCTGCGCTGCCGAATGTCCCAAGGATGCAATCACCATGAAACAGGAGGAGAAGTAG
- a CDS encoding transketolase C-terminal domain-containing protein has product MMEITEGSHAVAEAVRLCRPQVVSAYPITPQTHIVEALADFVANNTLDAEYITVENELSALSACVGASAAGSRTYSATTSQGLMLMAEVVFNAAGMRLPIIMSIANRAMGAPLSIWNDMQDSISLRDSGWLQFYAEDNQEATDLHFLAYKVAEDPTIQLPAFVCFDGFILSHTYEPVDMLTQEQVDSYLPKFAPAERLDAKDPISFGMYATPEYYLEFRYEMDQAQKLAKGAIAKYGREFGTMFGRDYSAFIEGYQLDDAETAIVAMGSICGTVKDAIDEMRAEGKKVGLLKIRVFRPFPIEEIAKALSHVKRVAVLDKNVSLGSRGGAAAIEVRDALYGSSIPVKGYILGLGGRDIRKKDIKEIVSLSEKGIGDQFYGLRKELI; this is encoded by the coding sequence ATGATGGAAATTACCGAAGGATCGCATGCGGTTGCCGAAGCAGTCCGCCTCTGCCGGCCGCAGGTGGTCTCGGCATACCCGATCACCCCCCAGACCCACATCGTCGAAGCACTTGCCGATTTTGTGGCGAACAATACACTCGACGCCGAATATATCACGGTCGAGAACGAGCTCTCGGCGCTCTCTGCCTGTGTCGGTGCCAGTGCGGCAGGCTCGCGAACCTACTCTGCAACAACCTCACAGGGACTTATGCTGATGGCCGAGGTTGTCTTCAATGCTGCCGGGATGCGTCTACCCATTATCATGTCCATTGCCAACCGGGCAATGGGTGCACCCCTCTCGATCTGGAACGACATGCAGGACTCGATCTCGCTGCGGGACTCCGGCTGGCTCCAGTTCTATGCAGAGGACAACCAGGAGGCAACCGACCTCCACTTCCTTGCATACAAAGTGGCAGAAGATCCCACAATCCAGCTCCCGGCCTTTGTCTGTTTCGACGGTTTCATCCTCTCCCACACATACGAACCCGTGGATATGCTCACGCAGGAGCAGGTGGATTCGTACCTCCCGAAATTCGCCCCGGCCGAGCGGCTCGATGCCAAAGACCCCATCAGTTTCGGCATGTACGCAACCCCTGAGTATTATCTTGAGTTCCGGTACGAGATGGACCAGGCCCAGAAACTGGCAAAAGGCGCTATCGCCAAGTACGGCAGGGAATTCGGGACAATGTTCGGCAGGGACTACAGCGCGTTTATCGAGGGTTACCAGCTCGATGACGCGGAGACCGCGATCGTTGCCATGGGTTCGATCTGCGGCACGGTCAAGGATGCCATAGACGAGATGCGTGCGGAAGGAAAGAAGGTCGGCCTTCTCAAGATCAGGGTCTTCCGCCCATTCCCGATTGAAGAGATCGCAAAGGCGCTCTCGCATGTCAAGAGGGTTGCCGTGCTTGATAAGAACGTCTCCCTTGGTTCACGTGGAGGCGCTGCTGCAATTGAGGTCCGGGATGCCCTGTACGGGTCCTCAATCCCGGTAAAAGGTTATATCCTGGGCCTTGGCGGCAGGGATATCCGGAAGAAAGATATCAAAGAGATTGTGTCGCTATCGGAGAAAGGTATCGGCGATCAGTTTTATGGCCTCAGGAAGGAGTTGATCTGA
- the porB gene encoding pyruvate synthase subunit PorB — protein sequence MACKTCELFDSGHRACGGCGASLAARLVTQAAGSESIFVSSTGCMEVFSTPYPETAWKVPWIHSLFENAAAVASGIDAALKKQGRKEKIVIMAGDGATFDIGMISISGAFERGHDFTYVCYDNEAYMNTGIQRSGATPYDASTTTSPAGSHSFGNKRPKKDMPAILAAHGAPYVATASIAYPADLMQKIEKALNTKGPCYVQVHAPCCTGWGFEGEQTIAIAKLAIETGLWVNFEMVDGKVTKVKKVVRKPVEEYLKTQKRFRHLFKPKRQDAEIAAIQAIADKNAEKYGIDIKLPPKKE from the coding sequence ATGGCATGCAAAACCTGTGAACTCTTCGATTCCGGCCACCGCGCCTGCGGGGGCTGCGGGGCATCGCTTGCCGCCCGGCTCGTCACCCAGGCTGCAGGATCCGAATCGATATTTGTATCGTCGACAGGATGCATGGAAGTCTTCTCCACTCCCTACCCCGAAACCGCGTGGAAAGTGCCGTGGATCCACTCCCTCTTCGAGAACGCGGCTGCCGTTGCATCGGGTATCGATGCAGCACTCAAGAAACAGGGCAGGAAAGAGAAGATTGTGATCATGGCCGGGGACGGTGCAACGTTCGATATCGGCATGATCTCCATCAGCGGTGCCTTCGAACGCGGACATGACTTCACCTACGTCTGTTACGACAACGAAGCGTACATGAACACCGGCATCCAGCGGTCAGGGGCAACCCCGTACGATGCCAGCACGACAACGAGCCCCGCGGGCTCGCACTCATTCGGGAACAAGCGGCCCAAGAAGGACATGCCGGCGATCCTTGCAGCCCATGGAGCCCCGTACGTTGCAACGGCATCCATCGCTTACCCGGCAGACCTGATGCAGAAGATCGAAAAAGCCCTCAACACCAAAGGCCCCTGCTATGTCCAGGTCCATGCCCCGTGCTGCACCGGCTGGGGATTCGAGGGTGAGCAGACCATTGCAATTGCAAAACTTGCAATCGAGACCGGCCTATGGGTGAATTTCGAGATGGTGGACGGCAAGGTCACGAAAGTAAAGAAAGTTGTCCGGAAACCCGTTGAGGAATACCTCAAGACCCAGAAGAGGTTCCGCCACCTCTTCAAGCCCAAGCGCCAGGATGCCGAGATCGCAGCCATCCAGGCAATCGCGGACAAGAACGCCGAGAAATACGGCATCGACATCAAGCTCCCGCCAAAGAAAGAATAA
- a CDS encoding FKBP-type peptidyl-prolyl cis-trans isomerase has product MKKSEKVKGKEAVAAKKKRTRLYAGIAAAVILVVAVAVAGFFLLNTSGARTGDTVSVYYEGALDDGTIFYSNLNSSPMVFTMGDVNLIPGFVDALTGMTPGMTKKVRIPADWAYGSYKPELVHIVNRTSLPAGMDPVVGERYTITRTTDGANAYVKILNVTPSTVAWDENHELAGKDLTYTLTLTSLTKK; this is encoded by the coding sequence ATGAAAAAGTCCGAGAAAGTTAAGGGTAAGGAAGCGGTGGCCGCAAAGAAGAAGCGGACCCGGTTGTATGCGGGTATTGCCGCAGCGGTAATCCTTGTTGTTGCCGTTGCGGTTGCAGGTTTTTTCCTCCTCAACACTTCCGGTGCACGAACCGGAGATACCGTCTCTGTCTATTACGAGGGGGCTCTCGATGACGGGACAATTTTTTACTCCAACCTGAACAGTTCCCCCATGGTCTTTACCATGGGAGATGTAAACCTGATCCCTGGTTTTGTCGATGCATTGACCGGTATGACCCCGGGAATGACAAAGAAGGTCAGGATACCGGCAGACTGGGCATATGGATCTTATAAACCGGAACTCGTCCACATCGTGAACCGCACATCGCTCCCGGCAGGCATGGATCCGGTTGTCGGTGAACGGTACACTATCACGAGAACAACCGATGGTGCGAATGCCTATGTCAAGATCCTCAACGTGACCCCGTCAACTGTTGCCTGGGATGAGAACCACGAGCTTGCGGGAAAAGATCTTACCTATACCCTCACGCTGACATCGCTTACGAAAAAGTAA